The region AGCGACCGGTAGGGCTCGAAATGGGTCTGAGCGTATTTGGAGCTGGCTGGGGGAACGATGACAGGCCGCATACCCGTGGGCTGCTTGAGATCATCCTCCGCGGGAGCATGAACCGGCAGGCCGACCGGGTCCCGATCCCCCTCTTCCCGGAACCAGTCCAGCGATCCATGGACCTTCAGCAGATCGACAGTCCTATTCTCTTGCCGGACATCCCCTCGCAGATATCGGGGGGCATGGACTGGACCCTGCCAAGTACGGAGGTAGCTACCTACAAAGCCGCTCCTATGGCAGAAACCGCCTTGATCGGCGCCATATTCTGCTAGGCGGTCGTAATTGGTGGTTATGACGGTAATGTTGCGCGCGGATCCGCCGAAAAGATAGTCGAAGAGCTTGGTGTGAGGAAGGGGATGACTTGCCCGCACTTGTTCGAAGGCCAGAACGTCGTGCCAAGCGACCTTCTTCCAAACAGAATCTACAATGGCTGTATAGAGAGGAGAGGCATCATTCAATTGCGCCTTGTTCAGCGCCGCTTCGAGACCTTCACCCGCTTGCCAAGCGTCGAATAGAATTCCCCACTTTTCCGTGTCCAGGCCGAGCTTGCCAACATCATCGACGATGCGTTCAGCCAACTGCCCCATGGTCGGCAACCCCAATCCAACGGAAGCACCACTGCCCAGGATCACGACGGGATTGGCGGCAAGGCATTCGCGAACTTGCTGCTCGGCGTCGTCGCGCACTTTGTTCTGGATATCATCTGACATAGATCCGCCACCTTTGTGAATATATCGTCAGGATAACACACCAGTAGAAACAGGAAACTAAGTGTTGTGCCATTAGTCACCACA is a window of Pararhodospirillum photometricum DSM 122 DNA encoding:
- a CDS encoding SIR2 family protein gives rise to the protein MSDDIQNKVRDDAEQQVRECLAANPVVILGSGASVGLGLPTMGQLAERIVDDVGKLGLDTEKWGILFDAWQAGEGLEAALNKAQLNDASPLYTAIVDSVWKKVAWHDVLAFEQVRASHPLPHTKLFDYLFGGSARNITVITTNYDRLAEYGADQGGFCHRSGFVGSYLRTWQGPVHAPRYLRGDVRQENRTVDLLKVHGSLDWFREEGDRDPVGLPVHAPAEDDLKQPTGMRPVIVPPASSKYAQTHFEPYRSLLAEADRVIKGAEAFLTIGFGFNDDHVQVNLTRAMRDRPKPFVMVTKSLTDKAKQALEQASKSLRYCVLTEGQPGTTVVYTDEHRDGVEIEGIDAWSFDGFANEYL